In Pseudobdellovibrionaceae bacterium, the following proteins share a genomic window:
- a CDS encoding response regulator: MKNSAKQLITGQEEGNGLSGLAHDWNKRVLVVDDEPGILESYEDILAPKKKNVLPLRSTRIMSRPPNETDPGYEFDVTICDSYEKALEAFHKAQQEGRPYAMGFFDVMLGSDKDGYDLVKEMHKQDPDLYAVFVTAYNDRSIESINSLLGVKKVDRWDYLNKPFTEGEILQKARNFITLWNLEKEGELKTAQLAEAQNRLLESERMASVAAVARGVTHEFGNILMQIMGKADICRKKEADDMRAGLERILEASQRANDILEKFKNLSGTGEGIAKKDWVFVHHILDEALDLLEHQLKTTNMKVTIIKKDPVKAKANATSLLQVIINLSINAMHAMGTSGQIDYAVVQDEKWAEIRVRDYGPGIKEDLLEQVLQPFFTTKGRKGTGLGLAICREIVEVEHRGTMRVANHPVKGLEVTVRIPIDGEGEHG, translated from the coding sequence ATGAAAAACTCGGCCAAACAATTGATCACCGGCCAGGAAGAAGGCAACGGACTTTCGGGACTTGCCCATGACTGGAATAAGAGGGTTCTGGTTGTCGATGATGAACCGGGAATTTTGGAAAGCTACGAAGACATATTGGCTCCCAAAAAGAAGAACGTCCTCCCTCTTCGGTCGACAAGAATAATGAGTCGCCCCCCGAACGAGACTGACCCTGGTTATGAATTTGACGTCACTATTTGTGACTCCTATGAAAAGGCCCTGGAAGCCTTTCACAAGGCGCAACAGGAAGGTCGGCCTTATGCTATGGGCTTTTTTGACGTTATGCTTGGTTCCGATAAAGATGGCTATGATCTGGTCAAGGAAATGCACAAGCAGGACCCGGACCTTTACGCCGTGTTTGTGACGGCCTATAACGACAGGAGCATTGAGTCCATCAACTCCCTGTTGGGGGTTAAGAAAGTCGACCGTTGGGATTATCTCAATAAGCCCTTTACAGAGGGAGAAATCTTACAAAAGGCGCGCAACTTCATCACCCTGTGGAACCTGGAAAAAGAAGGAGAATTGAAGACCGCCCAGTTGGCCGAAGCGCAAAATCGTTTGTTGGAGAGTGAGCGAATGGCCTCAGTTGCCGCGGTTGCCAGGGGTGTGACTCATGAGTTTGGAAATATTTTGATGCAGATCATGGGTAAGGCCGACATCTGTCGTAAGAAAGAGGCGGATGATATGCGGGCCGGTCTGGAGAGAATCCTAGAGGCCTCGCAAAGAGCCAATGATATATTGGAAAAGTTCAAGAATCTCTCGGGAACAGGTGAAGGAATTGCCAAAAAGGATTGGGTCTTTGTCCACCATATCTTAGATGAGGCGCTTGATCTGTTAGAGCACCAACTGAAAACCACCAATATGAAGGTCACCATTATCAAGAAAGATCCAGTGAAGGCCAAGGCGAATGCGACAAGCTTACTTCAGGTAATTATCAATCTGTCCATCAATGCCATGCATGCCATGGGGACTTCAGGGCAAATTGACTATGCGGTGGTGCAGGACGAAAAGTGGGCCGAGATTCGTGTTCGCGATTATGGACCAGGAATAAAAGAGGATCTCTTGGAGCAGGTGCTCCAGCCCTTTTTCACCACCAAGGGTCGCAAAGGGACTGGTCTAGGCCTGGCGATCTGTCGCGAAATTGTGGAGGTGGAGCACAGAGGAACCATGCGGGTTGCCAACCATCCAGTGAAGGGTTTGGAAGTCACCGTTCGTATTCCGATTGATGGAGAGGGCGAGCATGGCTAG
- a CDS encoding HAMP domain-containing protein, with amino-acid sequence MRPLFSIRYKFLIVTTLLLVLCVGAYLGLAAKILKGDKTELVYDYNRSAVTNIASDIETFFQGVADKIKLVAFFFNENKGRSNRLMRELLESDSETVFVGGSDGFSRVEKALYTSGTYLETYGIKEEYFLNQLPAKRPIPFDRIRVEGEAVWNATILDGPPLVGFGRSVVEETEAGVPVRQYAVISYLRADKLMTALGRATLNEVFITNEKGEILAHPKVEMMGQEGSPDALILKAMEHPLNTSVLPAEVDGKKVLGAFSKAFNKRIMVVSRVSEDKAFAVVYHLIYRSLFFALIVLTASFIAAILFSRSLTRPLETLMGGMRNVSEGDLETQIAVKTKDEISVLAKSFNHMIRDLKQSREELEHINAELENKVKERTHQLEVQNQAVKKAQEALLRTTRLAAVGEIAGRAAHEVLNPLTGIMSRIQKIQSRLRQHQGEEAEVLKEILAGWEKDFADKGLDGLVSAWNAPSEVFEGASLFQEDLENIKAVSGSLTSEVGTLTGDVDFLLKECQRINRIVQSMRSLSVVKGESKPHDVGHLVRESMHVMADLASQMKAEISMDEMDKDITVMVDQDEFLQAMTNLLRNALQAVKSRADVEELQGKTFKGKVEISVQADEGKALIGVMDNGVGIEEEHKRRLFESQFSTKPREEGTGLGLNISRRFIRAFGGDIRLGSSTLGKGTIFVVELPIAVATDDEKVSA; translated from the coding sequence ATGAGGCCGCTGTTCTCTATTCGTTATAAATTTCTGATTGTCACGACACTGTTGCTGGTTTTGTGTGTCGGTGCCTACCTGGGCCTGGCCGCCAAAATCCTTAAGGGTGATAAAACCGAGTTGGTCTATGACTATAACAGGAGCGCGGTGACCAACATTGCCTCAGACATTGAGACCTTCTTCCAAGGTGTAGCAGACAAAATCAAGTTAGTGGCCTTTTTCTTTAACGAAAACAAGGGACGTTCAAACCGCCTTATGCGGGAGTTGCTGGAGAGTGATTCTGAAACCGTCTTTGTCGGCGGAAGTGACGGCTTCAGCCGGGTGGAAAAGGCCCTTTATACCAGTGGCACTTACCTCGAGACCTACGGAATCAAAGAGGAGTACTTTCTCAATCAGCTTCCGGCAAAGCGTCCCATACCCTTCGACCGCATTCGGGTCGAAGGTGAAGCGGTATGGAACGCCACGATTCTGGATGGGCCTCCCCTGGTGGGTTTTGGCCGCAGTGTTGTGGAAGAGACCGAGGCCGGAGTTCCAGTAAGACAGTACGCGGTGATTAGCTATCTTCGCGCCGACAAGCTGATGACGGCTCTTGGCCGCGCCACTCTCAATGAGGTTTTTATCACCAACGAAAAGGGTGAGATTCTGGCCCACCCGAAAGTGGAAATGATGGGACAAGAGGGAAGCCCTGATGCATTGATCCTCAAGGCCATGGAGCACCCACTCAACACCAGCGTGTTACCGGCCGAGGTGGATGGCAAGAAAGTATTGGGAGCCTTCTCAAAAGCCTTTAACAAACGCATTATGGTGGTCTCTCGGGTGAGTGAGGACAAGGCCTTTGCTGTGGTCTACCACCTGATTTATCGCTCCTTGTTCTTTGCTCTCATAGTCCTCACAGCTTCGTTCATTGCTGCCATCCTGTTCTCGCGTTCGCTCACTCGCCCGCTGGAAACGTTGATGGGTGGAATGCGCAATGTTTCTGAGGGAGATTTGGAAACCCAAATCGCGGTCAAGACCAAAGATGAGATCTCGGTGTTGGCCAAGTCCTTCAATCACATGATTCGCGATCTCAAGCAATCTCGCGAAGAACTGGAACATATCAATGCCGAGCTGGAAAACAAGGTCAAGGAGAGAACCCATCAGCTTGAGGTTCAAAACCAGGCGGTGAAAAAGGCCCAGGAGGCCTTGTTGCGCACAACCCGTCTCGCGGCAGTCGGTGAAATTGCGGGACGCGCGGCCCACGAGGTTTTGAATCCTCTTACCGGAATCATGTCGCGGATTCAAAAGATTCAATCCCGCCTGCGCCAGCACCAGGGTGAAGAGGCTGAGGTTCTTAAAGAGATTCTCGCCGGTTGGGAGAAGGACTTTGCTGACAAGGGGTTGGATGGCTTGGTCTCTGCTTGGAATGCGCCTTCAGAGGTCTTTGAAGGAGCCAGTTTGTTTCAAGAAGATTTGGAAAACATCAAAGCGGTAAGTGGCTCTCTGACCAGTGAGGTGGGGACCCTGACAGGCGACGTGGATTTTTTGCTCAAGGAATGTCAGCGCATTAACCGCATTGTCCAGTCCATGAGATCACTTAGTGTTGTTAAGGGTGAGTCTAAACCCCACGATGTGGGTCACCTGGTGCGCGAATCCATGCATGTGATGGCCGATTTGGCATCCCAAATGAAGGCTGAAATTTCCATGGATGAAATGGACAAGGACATCACGGTGATGGTGGATCAGGATGAATTCCTGCAGGCCATGACTAATCTTCTGCGCAATGCTCTGCAAGCCGTCAAATCCCGTGCAGATGTGGAAGAGCTTCAGGGCAAGACTTTTAAGGGCAAGGTGGAGATTTCTGTCCAGGCTGACGAAGGCAAGGCCTTGATTGGAGTGATGGACAATGGAGTGGGCATTGAAGAGGAGCACAAACGCCGTCTTTTTGAATCCCAGTTTTCCACCAAGCCAAGAGAAGAGGGCACTGGTCTGGGACTTAACATCAGTCGGAGATTTATCAGGGCCTTTGGCGGAGACATTCGCCTAGGGTCTTCCACTTTAGGTAAGGGAACAATATTTGTGGTGGAACTGCCAATTGCAGTGGCCACCGATGACGAGAAGGTATCAGCATGA